The genomic region aaatgcAGGTATTCAAAATGTTAGGGCCATCAAGACTAAGAGATCAAATTCATTTGCTTTGAAAGCTGACTCACTCCTTTCAACCATTCATTCTGATGTGAAAAATGGGTTAATACCTATTTATTTATGTGCCACCGTAGGAACAACCGCCACAACATCTATTGATCCATTAATGGAATTATGTGATGTGGCAAAAGAATATGAAATTTGGGTCCATGTTGATGCTGCCTATGCTGGATCTGCTTGCATTTGTCCTGAATTTAGGTCTTGCATTGATGGTATTGAAGGTGCTAATTCTTTTAGCTTCAATGCCCATAAATGGTTCTTGACCAATTTAGCATGTTGTTGCCTTTGGGTAAAAGACCATAATGCCCTTACAAAATCCCTCTCAACTAACCCTGAATTCTTGAGGAACAAGGCTTCTGAGTCAAAGCAAGTGATTGACTACAAAGATTGGCAAATAACTTTGAGTAGGAAATTCAATGCACTCAAACTATGGCTTGTTCTTAGAAGCTATGGTGTTGAAAACCTAAGGAATTTCTTGAGGAGTCATGTGAACATGGCAATGACTTTTGAAGGGTTAGTGAAATTGGATAAAAGGTTTGAGATTGTTGTGCCTAGGAAATTCTCATTGGTTTGCTTTAGGGTTTCACCATCAACAATTGCTAGatccaattattattattatcatgataataataataataataaaaataattgtgaTGATAATTACCATAATGGACATGATGACTATGGGAAATTAGTGAATGATGATTATTTAGttaatgaattgaatagaaaattgtTGGAATCAATCAACAATTCTGGGAAAGTGTACATGACTCATGGTGAAGTTGAAGGTGCTTTTATGATTAGATTTGCAATTGGTGCTACCTTAACTGAGGAACATCATGTGATCATGGCATGGAAGTTGATTCAAGAGCATGCAGATTCTTTACTAGGTTCCTCCTAAAACTAAATATAAAGGttattattgtaatttaataATGAATGTTTTTAGTTTCTTCAATAAAAGTTATTATTGTACTTCAATAAATCTTTATTTTTATCAtttcatatatataataacaTATATTCACTTGAcccaagtttatttttattttgtgctaaattagatttttagaatttgtttttggtatctaaaaaatattagtcaaaatttatcatttttatttaatatatttttgtaataaataaataggtttaattattctgttggttcctatagttttgcaaaagttttaattaggtctctatattttttttccttttaattgggtccctgcaccaaaaaattttttcaattgagtccctacactttttttttctttttatttaagtttctgcaccaattttttttagttaggtctctatacaattaagccaattactatcaAGAGGggcctaattgaaaaaaaattggtgtagggactcaattaaaagaaaaaaaaaaagtatagagacctaattgaaaatttcatgaaattatagggaccaacagagtaattaaaccaaataaatattaaataaaataaatttaaatggtttagactaattatttttttatttttctagtattattatttttttaaatgtcaCCAATTATTTGATATATTAAAGATAGTACAATAATCGAATATTACAACCAGCACATCATATACTCaatgttttatatatattttatttttgggtatATCCCTTCATATCTATGGTAATTAATGCAGCTATGATCCCCAGAAAACGATATGCTAATGTGTTTTCTTTTTGTCCTTGGTTCAATTTGTATATACATTATCTATTAGCTCCGACCAAATTGATTGGCAACTTTATTAGATTAATAGATTTATTCTCTTCTGTGATTGTACGTGATTTCTTCTACTTTTGAAATAGCTAGCATTGTTATAGTTCCATTTAATTTTGACCCATACTTTCATAAATACTAAACGACATTTCTAGAGGcaagaaatcaaacaaacaatatatatatatgccaaTAATCTTTTAGTTCAATAATTGAAGCTAATAAAGATATAGATTTATTCATAAATTTCCACACCTAAAATTGTTGAATGCACTAATAAGCTTTTTGCTTTCATAAATTGACGACATTTTTTAggaattattaattttatttaacaTTATTCATACATAAAATACTATTCACTACAACAATTCCTTAAGATAGCGACGGTTATTTTGCGGCGGTTGTGTGAAACCGTCGCGAAACGACAACCTGCGGCGCATATAGCGGCGGTTAGGGTTGGGGCTGCAATCAGGCCGacatttagcggcggtttttCTTGAACCGCCGCTATATTTCAATCAGGTTTGCATTTCGCGGCGTCTTTTCGAAAACCGCCGCTATATGTACCCCTGGTGAGTTATTGTTttacattttgcggcggttttgtttaaaccgccgcaaaatgtgtATTACCACATATTGTAATGTTTTCTTTAGTAATAACCATCTGGGTACAATCTAGTTAAGTAAACACTACTATCTTAAGCTACATATGTTTAAATCATTGTTACATCAATTTATATATGGTCCAAAAGTATATAAAGAGTACAATGAAAAGTACATTTAATAATACtcataataaatataataaatagtacattcaataataaataaaaataataataataattatatctaaatcttaataaatatttttagaaaatgttagatttttaataatttataaaaaatatttataattattattttttatttattattgaatGTACTCTTTATTGAATTTATTATGGATATAATTAAATGTACTCTTTATATACGCTTGGATCATATATAAATAGATGTAAATTAATTCGATCTACTATGGTCCAAAATTAATTCGAAATAGACTGATTTGAATTACTAGGGACGACCTAACATGCATAATTTGAATCACCCTAATTTGAACTCTCCTAAAATTACATGCAAGCATAATTCGAATTGGACAAATTTGAATTACAAGCATCACTACTAATTCGAATTAGTGTTGGTTTGTCTCATTCGAATGggactgattcgaattacataagaATGTGCTTTTGGGATATCCTGGTAATATTTTTCAATTTGGTAGAATTGTGTAATTTGGTCATCCATTTAGTTTAATTGTGCATTTTGCCCAATATATAAGGTGCCTATAATAACTATGATTAGATATAAAGTATACAACAAAAAATTGTGTTGCAATCAAATGTGTTCGTATGATATACATAATTATTAGCACTATATATCGAAGAGTCATTTGGCTTGGTGGCAGCATGACATTGTTAAAGCTTTTCCTTCTTCCAGGTTCAAGGTTCGAGCCCTGCCTTATTCATTTGTGGAAGGCTTTACATAGTTGATCCACACGTTGTGGGTCCATTGATGGAAGCGTGGGTTTAATTGGACCACTAGACGCGTTGTGGGTCCATTGATGGAAGCGCGGGTTTAATTGGACCACCAGACGGTCCGGTCCAATTCCAATAACTATGAACGAAAATACTGAAATTTGGCGGCGGTTTAGAACCGCCGCAAAATAAGTGCTACTTTCGTTTATTTTCTATTTAGCGGCGGTTATTTCAGAGATTGaataaaaccgccgcaaaatgtttTGTGGCGGTTCAAAATCGCCGCTAAACGGCTCCAGAAACCGCTGCTAAATGACGTTTTTGTTGTAGTGATACGGCGGGCACTCCTGTAGTCCTGTGTAAGTTTGAATAAACTGTTACAGTAGTTGTTTAGTATAATAATGCATGAAGTTTTAAACCTTATTCAAGGTTCTTTTTTACTTATTATCGGGTATTCAGGTTGGTATAAATTTGTTTTTGTGTAAATTTTTGTAGGATAAAGCCATAAAGGTTATTAAATTTTGAGTGAATGCTATGCTGCCTTTATGTATTGTCACACAAGCTGTTTTTGGTGATTATACTATGTAGGATCATAATCCTCTAATTGGGCTCAATTTAATTGTCATTTTAATCAAAATACTATATCATATATATAACataattgaattttattttattttttctttgaagaattaattatattaattattaaaaaatacaaGAGATTATTATAAAAAGAAGTTACAAGTGATTATTGTGGAATCAAACTAATTAAGTTTGGTAAGCAAATTCCAAGGATTGAGGATGTGATGAATTATTTGTGGACTGAGTTTTTCTTCTCGCAATTATCCACATTCTAACCTCCAAAATTATGTTGATGATAACTAAGATGGAAATAGAAACTCCATAAGCAAGAAACCATTTAGAACCTTCCTTTGCTAAAGAGAGTCCATAAATTGCGTTTGCAATGGCGAATATAATCAAAATTCTCCCAACATAATGATGGTACCAATTCCAATACTTGCGTAATTTTGATTCTGGTTTTGGCCTTAATATGATTGCAAATACCTACATACAATGTCAAAGAACATGTAAATgtattaattaatcaattaaaataatCTATTAGGAATTTGatcttttaaattttggattttcACTTGAGAGGGTAAAGTATGATCTTTTATTATTGAATgatttttctctcatattttctcttactcccacctatgaaataaatagtggaagatcacactttatcctctaaagtgaaatccaaaatttagaagatccaaatcttattttttgaatttaaagaaaaaaataatgttataattaataattaaaatcaagattcaattatttttaaaaaagttaattttgagttaattttataatgATCTTTTAATgatttttctctcatattttctcttactcccacctatgaaataaatagtggaagatcacactttatcctctaaagtgaaatccaaaatttagaagatccaaatcttattttttgaatttaaagaaaaaagaaaaaaataaattaataattaaaatcaagattcaattatttttaaaaaagttaattttgagttaattttataactatggATATAATTTTTTTANNNNNNNNNNNNNNNNNNNNNNNNNNNNNNNNNNNNNNNNNNNNNNNNNNNNNNNNNNNNNNNNNNNNNNNNNNNNNNNNNNNNNNNNNNNNNNNNNNNNNNNNNNNNNNNNNNNNNNNNNNNNNNNNNNNNNNNNNNNNNNNNNNNNNNNNNNNNNNNNNNNNNNNNNNNNNNNNNNNNNNNNNNNNNNNNNNNNNNNNNNNNNNNNNNNNNNNNNNNNNNNNNNNNNNNNNNNNNNNNNNNNNNNNNNNNNNNNNNNNNNNNNNNNNNNNNNNNNNNNNNNNNNNNNNNNNNNNNNNNNNNNNNNNNNNNNNNNNNNNNNNNNNNNNNNNNNNNNNNNNNNNNNNNNNNNNNNNNNNNNNNNNNNNNNNNNNNNNNNNNNNNNNNNNNNNNNNNNNNNNNNNNNNNNNNNNNNNNNNNNNNNNNNNNNNNNNNNNNNNNNNNNNNNNNNNNNNNNNNNNNNNNNNNNNNNNNNNNNNNNNNNNNNNNNNNNNNNNNNNNNNNNNNNNNNNNNNNNNNNNNNNNNNNNNNNNNNNNNNNNNNNNNNNNNNNNNNNNNNNNNNNNNNNNNNNNNNNNNNNNNNNNNNNNNNNNNNNNNNNNNNNNNNNNNNNNNNNNNNNNNNNNNNNNNNNNNNNNNNNNNNNNNNNNNNNNNNNNNNNNNNNNNNNNNNNNNNNNNNNNNNNNNNNNNNNNNNNNNNNNNNNNNNNNNNNNNNNNNNNNNNNNNNNNNNNNNNNNNNNNNNNNNNNNNNNNNNNNNNNNNNNNNNNNNNNNNNNNNNNNNNNNNNNNNNNNNNNNNNNNNNNNNNNNNNNNNNNNNNNNNNNNNNNNNNNNNNNNNNNNNNNNNNNNNNNNNNNNNNNNNNNNNNNNNNNNNNNNNNNNNNNNNNNNNNNNNNNNNNNNNNNNNNNNNNNNNNNNNNNNNNNNNNNNNNNNNNNNNNNNNNNNNNNNNNNNNNNNNNNNNNNNNNNNNNNNNNNNNNNNNNNNNNNNNNNNNNNNNNNNNNNNNNNNNNNNNNNNNNNNNNNNNNNNNNNNNNNNNNNNNNNNNNNNNNNNNNNNNNNNNNNNNNNNNNNNNNNNNNNNNNNNNNNNNNNNNNNNNNNNNNNNNNNNNNNNNNNNNNNNNNNNNNNNNNNNNNNNNNNNNNNNNNNNNNNNNNNNNNNNNNNNNNNNNNNNNNNNNNNNNNNNNNNNNNNNNNNNNNNNNNNNNNNNNNNNNNNNNNNNNNNNNNNNNNNNNNNNNNNNNNNNNNNNNNNNNNNNNNNNNNNNNNNNNNNNNNNNNNNNNNNNNNNNNNNNNNNNNNNNNNNNNNNNNNNNNNNNNNNNNTATAATATTAGAATAAATtaacataattttaaaatatttatatttttataatattattacggacaaaaatactaacaaattaaTAATTGTGTAGTCTTGAATAAATTTGCCAGCTATTGTCAACTCCATGCGAACCACTTATTAATTGCTAATGGAATATATGAATGAATTTAAATTGGActtaaaaaaaacatttttttgtGATAGTTCCTTATCTTCTAACTGAGCAtgtgttttaattatatttttttttatacttgCATGtgtttttattatattaatttaattgtAATCCAACATTACAATATTACAGCCTATATATATTAGTTCCAATGTTATTCCTTAGAATTTATGGCTACACAAACTGTTAGTCTAAGATGAATTACTACTATAAAGATTTTATTGAAACTATTAAcacaattaaaaaattatttaatacagATAAATTTACAAAtagatttagtttttattataggTAAATTTTGGTTACTGGCAAAATTATCAATGAATTTTATCTCTTTATAAAAATTTTGTCGAAAATTATTTATTGATAGATTTTTTCCGTcgataatttattgatagatttTTACCAACTATTGACAGATTTTCCTTCGATAAAttctcctttttatttctttGGAACGTCAAACTTTTCGATagatttttcgtcggtaattagAGACAGATTTTTTGATGGATTTTTTGTCGATAATTAGAGATagatttttcgacggattttctgtcggtaattAGCAATAGATTTTCTGACagatttttcgtcggtaattgGAGCTTGAAAAATCATTCCAAACTCTaaatacagacagaaaatctgtctgtaaatccgtcattaaggtaaaatagaattctttttagatttttctatTGCAAAATAAACCtaatttcatacaaaataaatagaacAAGCTCATTTGATTAGTGTGGTGTGAATGGAGCTCGACAGGATGGAGGCAATGCTaggtttaattcaattttttcaatggaatattttaaattacagacagattttttatCTGTAATAATTTAACAAAACGCAGCATTTTTGATCATTTAAATACACACGaatttttcgtcggtaattatttttcacaaaaaaaattaattttttcaatagaATTATCAACAGATTTTcctttccgtctgtaatttatgctaattcatttttttttattttcaacaaaaatttccTCGTAAAATCTATCTATATTCCTGTAGGATAAAATCTATCGAAAATATTTGTCTCTGTAATAAATAGTTTTTTAGTAGTGTAAATTCAAAATATGGTAAAGtacaatatataatatataattatatattgaaGAAATATTTACCTGAAGGATTCCAAGGACAAGAATGATGATAGCTATATTTTTGTGATTATTGACATTGGCATCAACTTTCTTAGACAATGCATAACCAATTAAAATTCCAGCTGTGCCGGCAAGAAAGCTAATTGTTTGAATTGAAGCATGCAAATAAAACCAAATTGGATCCCATTTCTTGAAATGCCTTGCAATTATGTAACCTATTATCATTAGAATGCTCCATGATGTCATGTTGATTACTCCATGGCTTCTTCGGAGTTTTAAGTAAGAAACTTCACTAGTTACACCTGTAATATATTAATTACATATGAGAACAAATTAATAAGTTTAGAATAATggaagaaaacaaataaataaagagaAACTAATGAGAAATAAcaataatatattatattatattatattattctatTAAAGTTCCATTCTGCTAGCTTGGAGAGAACTGTTGATTATTAaatactttaattatttaatcgtTTTTAACTATTATCTTTATACAAAAATATCGTTATTTATCATATATTCTACATATATCTGAATTAATCAAATTCTTTATTATACATAAgattaattaatttttcattCACTAACCTTGTGAATAATCTATGACTGTGGATATAGCATCACTATGTTGTTGCAACTTGCCTTGAGTATCAGGAAAAACACCATTAGGTCCAATTGAATATataagctttgaagaaggttggtTAGTTTTCAACTGAAAAATCATGTACACTATTGAAGGATTAGGTTGAATAATTGTTTCATTCATGACATAGAGGTCTCCTTCTCCGGGAACCACCTCGCCGTCCGATAATCCGCCTAAATAGTACTGGTTCATTCCGCCGCCGTTGAGGCCGGAGATCCACCCTACTATTGCACTTGATTTTACCATTTTGCCATCATTGGAAAACCCTATGGCTGCATAGGCATTTATGCTTGATGGGAATGAGAAGATGAAGCTCCATACATTTGATGAAGCCCTACCATACTTCAATATAATGTTATGCATGCAAATAAGTGATTATTAGAGACCatctcataaaaaaaaaaaaaaaaggtgaaaactcaggtgcagtcaatTTTACGTCAAGTTGATAGTTGACAGCtgttaaatgaaaatttagtcaaatcagtcaaactatctaacgactctcagctatcaacttcacgtgaagtcgactgcacctgagtttccaccattAAATAATTAGATAGAAATATATGAATAGTTATATATTTAACAGAAACGACTAACAATGACTAATTCGCTTAGTTAATTTTATTAGCAGCGTTTCGttactattttaaaataaataaaataaaaatattgaggACATAAATATGTTTGAGAAAAAAATAGAGACAaaactttaaaattttctttATCTTAAGATGGATTTTAAGATGACATGATCCTTTATACTTTTCAAAGTAAATGTACACATTTTAGTATctcaaataaaaaagattttagtTAGAGATACTTTAATTTATAACTATGCGAGCAtctcttttgttcttaatgttttACTAAAAACAATTGTTTACTAAAATGATGTGATGATATACAAATAAGAGAAATGAATATAATTCTCAAATTAAAAAACACACTTCTATTAATTTTATACTCTCTTACTCTAAGGATGAAGTTGTGAGGCTCCCAAACAGAACTGCACTTGAGAATAGTTGTATCAAAAGGATAAGGTCGATCTAGTTGTAACACTTTAGAGGAACATGAATCTTGTGAACTCACAAGAGTACTTGTTGAGAGCAATATTACTAGGCAAAGGTGTGTGATTATCTTCATTATTAATTGTgtgcaataataataatgaattgGAGGACATAAAAATCAAAGATAGATTGtagcgtatatatatatatagctacttaatcatttatttttgttaatttatatatAGGAGTTATCGAAATGGTTGGATTATTAGCCGGTTAGAAAAATAACAAAGTAGATGTATATATTATTGTTTGACCAAATACACTGCGTACGAAGTTTCCTAATTAATTAAAAGATAGATAATAACGTTTGTGAGATTAAGAATGTTTTGTTGGAACTACTAGTGTTTTATGTGCCtagtttttttttgtatatacaaAACATAATTTAAACTCTTTAacacttattttttttttgtgatttatttaagtaaattaataaactaattattAAACCAACCCAACTTATTTTTTTTGTATGTCCCTAGCTAGCTAGTAACTACTTTCTTCTTGGTTGTGCTCAGTGGGCCGGGTTTGCATATGTAGAAAAATGAGTTTGgaattaaatgataaaaaaattataattcttGTATCTTTTAGATTTATACAATTAAGTAGTATTTGGTATGGAATATAATCACTGAAAGATTGAAATTTAGTATTGTATTTTGTGACTAAAGACTGAaactaaatttaaatttcaagatacaaatttcaattttttcagTACCTTCAAAAAATAGgacacaaaaaattaaaattttaaagacagaaattaaaactttaataatttttttttctcaaatgtcatcatttaaaattttatatttcaaaTTTATCATTTAAAATCTCTCCACTACCAAACCCTCACCTCACCCCAATCTTACTCCACCTCTTACCCCATCATCGGACTTCTGCCATCACCAAATTCTATCAaggacaataataataacaagaaataacaatctcatcaacatatatcaaaattatatttagcaagagaattttaaaatcataataa from Arachis ipaensis cultivar K30076 chromosome B02, Araip1.1, whole genome shotgun sequence harbors:
- the LOC107628116 gene encoding tyrosine decarboxylase 1-like, whose product is MEMNTLNNNNNNQSDSSSPPQRKRVMNPVDPEEFRKQGHMIIDFLADYYTKVSNFPVRSQVEPDYLRKHLPDSAPLVPEPIESILEDVQEHIIPGITHWMSPNYYAYFPSSGSVAGFMGEMLSSGLNVVGFNWISSPAATELETIVMDWLGEVLKLPQQFLYKSSNNNGGGVLLGTTCEAVLCTLVAARDKKLSQIGRNNIGKLVVYGSDQTHSSFGKAAQIAGIQNVRAIKTKRSNSFALKADSLLSTIHSDVKNGLIPIYLCATVGTTATTSIDPLMELCDVAKEYEIWVHVDAAYAGSACICPEFRSCIDGIEGANSFSFNAHKWFLTNLACCCLWVKDHNALTKSLSTNPEFLRNKASESKQVIDYKDWQITLSRKFNALKLWLVLRSYGVENLRNFLRSHVNMAMTFEGLVKLDKRFEIVVPRKFSLVCFRVSPSTIARSNYYYYHDNNNNNKNNCDDNYHNGHDDYGKLVNDDYLVNELNRKLLESINNSGKVYMTHGEVEGAFMIRFAIGATLTEEHHVIMAWKLIQEHADSLLGSS
- the LOC107626592 gene encoding cytochrome b561 and DOMON domain-containing protein At3g07570-like; this encodes MHNIILKYGRASSNVWSFIFSFPSSINAYAAIGFSNDGKMVKSSAIVGWISGLNGGGMNQYYLGGLSDGEVVPGEGDLYVMNETIIQPNPSIVYMIFQLKTNQPSSKLIYSIGPNGVFPDTQGKLQQHSDAISTVIDYSQGVTSEVSYLKLRRSHGVINMTSWSILMIIGYIIARHFKKWDPIWFYLHASIQTISFLAGTAGILIGYALSKKVDANVNNHKNIAIIILVLGILQVFAIILRPKPESKLRKYWNWYHHYVGRILIIFAIANAIYGLSLAKEGSKWFLAYGVSISILVIINIILEVRMWIIARRKTQSTNNSSHPQSLEFAYQT